In Methylocystis echinoides, one genomic interval encodes:
- the glgA gene encoding glycogen synthase GlgA, with product MKPLEVLAVASEMSPLVKTGGLADVVGALPAALRAEGVETRTLLPGYPDVIAALGAGETSLAFDDLFGGPAWLHEGRLGEDVIYTLVAPHLYARAGGLYTDANGVDYPDNAFRFAALAWVGAEIAQGALADFLPDVLHAHDWQAALAPAYLHYSGRPRPATIVTVHNIAFQGQFAKELLDDLRLPPQSFQMEGVEYYGAIGFLKAGLQLCDRITTVSPSYALEIETPEFGMGLDGLLRARANVVSGILNGVDEAVWSPATDSRIAARYDAGRLDRRAKNKATLQRRLHLDADPEAFVLGVVSRLSWQKGHDMLLATLPALMARRVQLALIGTGDKHLEESFLAAQDAYPGRVAVTIGYSEDMAHLIQAGADAFLVPSRFEPCGLTQLYALRYGAVPIVSRLGGLKDTIVDANEMALQAGVATGFQFSPPSAEALALALRQAERVFRDKETWRSLQVNGMKTDVSWRHPARRYAALYREAVSGDAVPSLSLPR from the coding sequence ATGAAGCCGCTCGAGGTTCTCGCCGTCGCCTCGGAGATGAGCCCGCTCGTCAAAACGGGGGGGCTCGCCGACGTCGTGGGCGCGCTGCCGGCGGCGTTGCGCGCCGAGGGCGTCGAGACGCGCACGTTGCTTCCCGGCTATCCGGACGTTATCGCCGCGCTCGGGGCGGGCGAGACGTCGCTTGCCTTCGACGATCTCTTCGGCGGCCCGGCCTGGCTGCATGAGGGACGCCTGGGCGAAGATGTTATCTACACGCTCGTCGCGCCGCATCTCTATGCGCGCGCGGGCGGACTCTATACCGACGCGAATGGCGTCGACTATCCCGACAACGCCTTCCGCTTCGCCGCGCTCGCCTGGGTCGGCGCCGAGATCGCGCAAGGGGCGCTTGCGGATTTCCTTCCCGACGTTCTGCACGCGCATGACTGGCAGGCGGCGCTGGCGCCCGCCTATCTCCATTACAGCGGCCGGCCGCGGCCAGCGACCATCGTCACGGTGCATAACATCGCCTTTCAGGGACAATTCGCCAAGGAATTGCTCGACGATCTGCGCCTGCCGCCGCAATCCTTCCAGATGGAGGGCGTCGAATATTACGGCGCGATCGGCTTCCTGAAGGCTGGCCTCCAGCTTTGCGACCGCATCACGACCGTGTCGCCGAGTTACGCGCTCGAGATCGAAACCCCCGAATTCGGCATGGGGCTCGACGGCCTGTTGCGCGCGCGCGCGAATGTGGTCAGCGGCATCCTCAATGGCGTCGACGAAGCGGTATGGAGCCCCGCGACAGATTCCCGCATCGCCGCCCGCTATGACGCGGGGCGCCTCGACCGCCGCGCGAAAAACAAGGCGACGCTTCAGCGCCGATTGCATCTCGATGCGGACCCCGAGGCTTTTGTGCTGGGCGTGGTGAGCCGGCTGTCTTGGCAAAAGGGCCATGACATGCTGCTCGCCACGCTGCCCGCGCTGATGGCGCGCCGCGTGCAGCTTGCTTTGATCGGGACGGGCGACAAACATCTCGAGGAGAGCTTTCTCGCGGCGCAGGACGCCTATCCTGGCCGCGTCGCCGTCACCATCGGCTACAGCGAGGACATGGCGCATCTCATTCAGGCGGGGGCCGACGCTTTTCTCGTTCCCTCGCGATTCGAGCCCTGCGGCCTGACGCAGCTTTACGCGCTGCGCTATGGCGCAGTCCCAATCGTTTCGCGCCTCGGCGGCCTGAAAGACACGATTGTCGACGCCAATGAGATGGCGCTGCAGGCCGGCGTCGCGACAGGCTTTCAATTCTCGCCGCCCTCGGCGGAGGCGCTCGCCCTTGCGCTGCGCCAGGCCGAGAGGGTTTTCAGGGATAAAGAGACGTGGCGCAGCTTGCAGGTCAACGGCATGAAGACAGACGTGTCCTGGCGCCATCCCGCGCGGCGTTATGCGGCGCTTTACCGTGAGGCGGTCTCGGGGGACGCCGTCCCCTCCCTGTCCCTCCCCCGCTGA
- the glgB gene encoding 1,4-alpha-glucan branching protein GlgB, translating into MRTQSWRAKPDEIAAILAARHGDPFALLGLHETPEGFVIRAFAPGAQRLTAEMPDGREIAALDRVHDAGFFEALTTLDKRGPYLLAAENETGAWRFADPYAFPPFLGPLDDYLLVAGEHQKLYERLGAQLVVHEGVEGTNFAVWAPNAQRVSVVGDFNQWDGRRAQMRKRVDSGVWEIFIPGVGAGAVYKYEILGRHGELLPLKADPLGFESELRPSTASVVAANAPYEWGDDIHMRARANNDPRRAPMSIYEVHLPSWRKAEGWRFLTYDELADALVPYVADMGFTHIELLPVNEHPLDASWGYQPIGLFAPTRRHGDPQGFRRFVDRAHQAGLSVILDWVPAHFPTDEHGLAQFDGGPLYEHADPRRGFHPDWNTAIYDYGRREVANFLIANALYWLDRFHIDGLRVDAVASMLYLDYSRKAGEWAPNPDGSNDNRDAVRFLQRFNELVYGLYPGVVTAAEESTAWGGVTLPTSSGGLGFGFKWNMGWMNDTLRYMSSDPVYRKWRHNELTFGLLYAFAENFVLPLSHDEVVHGKGSILSKMPGDDWRRFAGARAYYGFMWGHPGKKLLFMGQEFGQTREWDYAGELDWGLLQYAPHWGVQDYVRDLNRLYRSRAALHARDCESEGFEWVVVGDAESSVFAFLRYGDDRARPVLVVSNFTPVPRHAYRLGLPRAGRWREILNSDAAAYGGSGMGNLGAITARAEGFAGFPACADLEIPPLSTMFFEPDDGLE; encoded by the coding sequence ATGCGCACACAGAGCTGGCGGGCCAAACCCGACGAGATCGCGGCCATCCTCGCCGCCCGCCACGGCGATCCTTTCGCGCTGCTGGGCCTGCACGAGACCCCCGAGGGCTTCGTAATCCGCGCCTTCGCGCCCGGCGCGCAAAGGCTCACGGCCGAAATGCCGGACGGGCGGGAAATCGCCGCTCTCGACCGCGTCCACGACGCGGGCTTCTTCGAAGCGCTGACGACGCTCGACAAGCGGGGCCCCTATCTCCTGGCCGCCGAAAACGAGACGGGCGCCTGGCGCTTCGCCGACCCTTACGCGTTCCCGCCGTTCCTCGGCCCACTGGACGACTATCTGCTCGTCGCGGGCGAACATCAGAAACTCTATGAGCGGCTCGGCGCGCAGCTTGTCGTTCATGAAGGCGTCGAGGGGACCAATTTCGCCGTCTGGGCGCCCAACGCGCAACGCGTATCAGTGGTCGGCGACTTCAACCAGTGGGACGGGCGCCGCGCGCAAATGCGCAAGCGGGTCGACAGCGGCGTTTGGGAGATTTTCATCCCCGGCGTCGGCGCAGGCGCCGTCTACAAATACGAAATTCTCGGGCGTCATGGCGAATTGCTGCCGCTGAAGGCCGACCCGCTCGGCTTCGAATCCGAACTCAGACCCTCGACGGCCTCGGTCGTGGCCGCCAACGCGCCTTACGAATGGGGCGACGACATTCATATGCGCGCGCGCGCCAACAACGATCCGCGCCGCGCGCCCATGTCGATCTACGAGGTTCATCTGCCGTCCTGGCGCAAGGCGGAAGGCTGGCGCTTCCTCACCTATGACGAACTCGCCGACGCGCTCGTGCCCTATGTCGCCGACATGGGCTTCACCCATATCGAGCTTCTGCCGGTCAACGAGCATCCGCTCGACGCGTCCTGGGGCTATCAGCCGATCGGCCTGTTCGCGCCGACGCGCCGGCACGGCGATCCGCAGGGCTTCCGCCGCTTCGTCGACCGCGCCCATCAGGCCGGCCTTTCCGTGATCCTCGACTGGGTGCCGGCGCATTTCCCGACTGATGAACACGGGCTGGCGCAGTTCGACGGCGGGCCGCTCTACGAACACGCCGACCCCCGCCGCGGCTTCCATCCCGACTGGAACACGGCGATCTATGACTATGGGCGGCGGGAGGTCGCCAATTTCCTCATCGCCAACGCGCTCTACTGGCTCGATCGTTTCCATATCGACGGATTGCGCGTCGACGCCGTCGCCTCCATGCTCTACCTCGATTATTCGCGCAAGGCGGGGGAATGGGCGCCCAATCCCGACGGCTCCAACGACAACCGCGACGCGGTGCGCTTTCTTCAAAGGTTCAACGAGCTCGTCTACGGGCTTTACCCCGGCGTCGTGACGGCGGCCGAGGAATCGACCGCCTGGGGCGGGGTCACGCTGCCGACCTCTTCCGGCGGGCTCGGCTTCGGCTTCAAATGGAACATGGGCTGGATGAACGACACGCTGCGCTACATGTCGTCCGATCCTGTCTATCGAAAATGGCGCCACAATGAGCTGACCTTCGGCCTGCTCTACGCCTTCGCGGAGAATTTCGTGCTGCCGCTCTCCCATGACGAAGTCGTGCACGGCAAAGGCTCGATCCTTTCCAAAATGCCCGGCGACGACTGGCGCCGTTTCGCCGGCGCGCGCGCTTATTACGGCTTCATGTGGGGGCATCCGGGCAAGAAGCTCCTGTTCATGGGCCAGGAGTTCGGCCAAACGCGCGAATGGGATTATGCGGGTGAGCTCGATTGGGGCCTGCTTCAATATGCGCCGCACTGGGGCGTGCAGGACTATGTGCGCGACCTCAATCGCCTCTATCGCAGCCGCGCGGCGCTCCATGCGCGCGACTGCGAGAGCGAGGGATTCGAATGGGTCGTCGTCGGCGACGCGGAGAGTTCGGTTTTCGCCTTTCTGCGCTACGGCGACGATCGCGCGCGGCCCGTTCTCGTCGTCTCGAATTTCACGCCCGTGCCGCGCCACGCCTATCGGCTCGGCCTGCCGCGCGCCGGACGCTGGCGGGAGATCCTCAATTCCGACGCCGCCGCTTATGGCGGCTCCGGCATGGGCAATCTCGGCGCAATTACAGCGCGGGCGGAAGGCTTCGCGGGTTTTCCGGCCTGCGCCGATCTCGAAATCCCGCCGCTTTCCACAATGTTCTTCGAACCCGACGATGGTCTGGAATGA
- the glgX gene encoding glycogen debranching protein GlgX — protein sequence MQITTGAPEPLGVTLDETGANVAVFSAHADEIELCLFDADDRETARIRLPARTGDVFHGHVAGLDDGQRYGFRAYGPDAPAEGHRFNGAKLLIDPYALALDRALRLHPSQFAFGETAADDSAPFVAKAVMSRPRPAAQKLARQAPRNAIIYELHVKGFTAAHPDIPQQLRGRFAGLAHEAAIAHLKRLGVTTIELLPCAAWIDERHLPPLGLANYWGYNPIAWMAPDPRLAPGGWGEVRAAVEALHEAGLDVIVDVVFNHTGESDAFGPTLSLRGLDNATYYRLAEEKSRYVNDAGCGNILAFERAAVVRLAMDALRAWATFGGVDGFRFDLATTLGRFPSGFDPDAPFLTALRQDPLLRELTLIAEPWDLGPGGYRLGQFPAPFAEWNDRYRDSVRRFWRKDAAGVGELATRFAGSQDLFARRRPSSSVNFVTAHDGFTLRDLVSYERKRNEGNGEDNRDGTTDNLSWNNGAEGESDEPAIIAARQRDQRNLLATLFFSRGTPMLAMGAELGHTQNGNNNAYAQDNETSWIDWTLADAGLIEATAKLIALRNAHPALGDDRFLDGAAQDDSLIPDVDWRRPDGAPMREEDWRRGDAPTLIATLYAQGDRVLVILHRDAAPCGVTAPETRDGYCWRLAFDASEGEARVEAGDVTAPARTAVLLVEEKSAAPARLPAPDDALMARLAEAAGVATHWRDVDGVDHQVPRDTLLALLTRLGLPARSRTDARDSLLRLAQMRDRRPLPQHLVGREHAPVTLRLGVEAPARLTLAHEDGHEEPLVLSNVAPCAWLGADGVRRHGRRASLPPLPAGRYDLRAEDGATCRLIVAPAHCHLPEGRAFGFSAQLYSLRRDGDQGMGDFTTLRRLAEESAKAGAALVALNPLHALFSQDRTRASPYYPSDRRFLDSLYIDLADCPGAAFDPENARALSLRDMVEYPAVQALKQRALETAFAQFDDLARRQPDAAPVAGFARFCADGGEALTRFALFETISETRRGEDWRRWPQALRDAQAAALAAIADQHATRLRFHAFLQWVADRQFFGAAAAAQRAGLSLGFCRDLAIGAAPDGAESWRKAAHLIAGFSIGAPPDPFSRDGQNWGLPAPNPLAIEADGGADFAELLSANMRHAGALRIDHVMGLARLFLVPEGAKAGEGAYVSYPLDALLAQLSLESVRARCAVIGEDLGTLPWGFRERLDAAHVLSYRVLWFERAGAGFVAPRDYPEKAMACVSTHDLPTLRGWWEEADIAEKERLALLSPQTAAEEREARARDRRALIDALQAERLIAPRDVETPFDDALAQALHAFAARTPALLAVAQLDDLAGEAVAVNLPGTDRERPNWRRKLQPAIEALFTLPRAGAVVSALRRNVDQIAGP from the coding sequence ATGCAGATCACGACAGGCGCACCCGAGCCGCTCGGCGTCACGCTCGACGAGACGGGCGCCAATGTCGCCGTTTTTTCCGCCCACGCCGACGAAATCGAGCTTTGCCTGTTCGACGCCGACGACCGCGAGACGGCGCGCATCAGGCTTCCCGCCCGCACCGGCGACGTCTTTCACGGCCATGTCGCCGGGCTCGACGACGGACAGCGCTATGGCTTTCGAGCTTATGGCCCTGACGCGCCGGCGGAGGGGCATCGCTTCAACGGCGCGAAGCTTCTCATCGACCCTTACGCGCTCGCGCTCGACCGGGCGCTGCGGCTGCATCCCAGCCAGTTCGCATTCGGCGAGACCGCCGCAGACGACAGCGCGCCCTTCGTCGCCAAAGCGGTGATGAGCCGGCCGCGGCCTGCGGCGCAGAAGCTTGCGCGCCAGGCGCCGCGAAATGCGATTATCTATGAACTTCACGTCAAGGGCTTCACCGCCGCGCATCCCGATATTCCGCAGCAATTGCGCGGACGGTTCGCCGGCCTCGCGCATGAGGCGGCGATCGCGCATTTGAAAAGACTGGGCGTCACGACGATCGAGCTGCTTCCCTGCGCGGCCTGGATCGACGAACGCCATCTGCCGCCGTTGGGCCTCGCCAACTACTGGGGCTACAATCCGATCGCCTGGATGGCCCCCGATCCGCGCCTGGCGCCCGGCGGGTGGGGCGAGGTGCGCGCAGCCGTCGAGGCGCTGCACGAAGCAGGCCTCGACGTGATTGTCGACGTCGTCTTCAATCATACCGGAGAGAGCGACGCATTCGGGCCGACGCTTTCCCTGCGCGGTCTCGACAACGCTACCTATTACCGGCTTGCCGAGGAGAAGTCGCGCTATGTCAATGACGCCGGCTGCGGCAATATTCTCGCCTTCGAGCGCGCAGCCGTCGTGCGGCTCGCCATGGACGCGCTGCGCGCCTGGGCGACCTTTGGCGGCGTCGACGGTTTCCGCTTCGATCTCGCGACCACGCTGGGGCGCTTCCCCTCGGGCTTCGATCCCGACGCGCCTTTCCTGACGGCGCTGCGGCAGGACCCGCTGCTGCGCGAGCTCACGCTCATCGCCGAGCCCTGGGATCTTGGTCCGGGCGGCTATCGTCTCGGGCAATTCCCGGCGCCCTTCGCCGAATGGAACGATCGTTATCGCGACAGCGTCCGGCGTTTCTGGCGCAAAGACGCCGCGGGCGTGGGAGAATTGGCGACGCGGTTCGCCGGTTCACAGGATTTGTTCGCACGCCGTCGTCCCTCGAGCAGCGTCAATTTCGTGACCGCGCACGACGGCTTCACGCTGCGCGATCTCGTCTCCTACGAACGTAAGCGCAATGAGGGGAACGGCGAGGACAATCGCGACGGGACAACTGACAATCTCTCCTGGAACAATGGCGCGGAAGGCGAGAGCGACGAGCCTGCAATCATCGCGGCGCGCCAGCGGGATCAGCGCAATCTGCTGGCGACGCTCTTCTTCTCGCGGGGAACGCCCATGCTCGCCATGGGCGCCGAGCTCGGCCATACGCAGAACGGCAATAACAACGCCTATGCGCAGGACAACGAAACGAGCTGGATCGACTGGACGCTGGCGGACGCCGGGCTGATCGAGGCGACGGCGAAACTCATTGCGCTGCGCAACGCGCATCCCGCGCTGGGGGACGATCGCTTCCTCGACGGCGCCGCCCAGGACGATTCCCTCATCCCCGATGTGGACTGGCGACGGCCCGACGGCGCACCGATGCGCGAGGAAGATTGGCGCCGAGGCGACGCGCCGACTCTGATCGCAACGCTTTATGCGCAGGGCGACCGCGTTCTCGTCATTCTTCACAGAGACGCCGCGCCCTGTGGCGTGACGGCGCCGGAGACGCGCGACGGCTATTGCTGGCGCCTGGCCTTCGACGCCTCTGAGGGCGAGGCGAGAGTTGAAGCGGGCGATGTGACGGCTCCGGCGCGAACGGCGGTCTTGCTCGTCGAAGAAAAGAGCGCTGCGCCGGCTCGCTTGCCCGCCCCCGACGACGCGCTGATGGCGCGGCTCGCAGAGGCGGCGGGCGTCGCCACGCACTGGCGCGACGTCGACGGCGTCGACCATCAGGTCCCGCGCGACACGCTGCTTGCGCTGCTGACCCGGCTCGGCCTGCCCGCGCGAAGCCGGACTGACGCGCGCGACAGTCTGCTGCGTCTGGCGCAAATGCGCGATCGCCGCCCCTTGCCGCAACATCTCGTCGGTCGCGAACATGCGCCTGTGACGCTGCGCCTCGGCGTTGAGGCTCCCGCGCGTCTGACGCTCGCGCATGAAGACGGACACGAAGAGCCGCTGGTCCTGTCGAACGTGGCGCCCTGCGCCTGGCTTGGCGCGGACGGCGTCCGGCGTCACGGCCGCCGCGCGTCATTGCCGCCGCTTCCGGCAGGTCGTTACGACCTCCGCGCCGAGGATGGCGCAACCTGTCGTCTCATCGTCGCGCCGGCGCATTGTCATCTTCCCGAAGGCCGCGCGTTCGGATTTTCGGCGCAGCTCTATTCTTTGCGCCGCGACGGCGATCAGGGCATGGGCGATTTCACGACGCTGCGTCGCCTCGCCGAGGAAAGCGCCAAGGCCGGCGCGGCGCTCGTCGCCCTCAATCCCCTGCATGCGCTGTTTTCGCAGGACCGCACGCGGGCGAGCCCGTATTACCCTTCCGACCGGCGCTTTCTCGATTCGCTTTACATCGACCTCGCCGATTGCCCCGGCGCCGCATTCGACCCTGAAAACGCCCGCGCATTGTCCTTGCGCGACATGGTCGAGTATCCGGCCGTTCAGGCGCTCAAGCAGCGCGCGCTCGAAACGGCCTTCGCGCAATTCGACGATCTGGCGCGACGCCAGCCGGACGCCGCGCCCGTCGCAGGCTTCGCCCGTTTTTGCGCCGATGGCGGCGAGGCGCTGACGCGCTTTGCGCTTTTCGAGACGATCAGCGAGACGAGGCGCGGCGAAGATTGGCGGCGCTGGCCGCAGGCCTTGCGCGACGCGCAAGCGGCCGCGCTCGCCGCTATCGCGGATCAACATGCGACGCGTCTGCGATTTCACGCATTCCTGCAGTGGGTCGCCGATCGTCAATTCTTTGGGGCCGCCGCGGCTGCGCAGCGAGCGGGTCTTTCGCTCGGCTTTTGCCGCGACCTCGCCATCGGCGCCGCTCCCGACGGCGCGGAAAGCTGGCGCAAGGCCGCGCATCTCATCGCGGGCTTTTCGATCGGCGCGCCGCCCGATCCCTTCAGCCGCGACGGCCAGAATTGGGGCTTGCCCGCGCCCAATCCGCTGGCGATCGAAGCTGACGGCGGCGCCGACTTCGCCGAGCTGCTCAGCGCCAACATGCGCCACGCCGGCGCGCTGCGCATCGACCATGTGATGGGGCTCGCGCGGCTCTTCCTCGTGCCGGAGGGCGCAAAGGCCGGCGAGGGCGCCTATGTCTCCTATCCGCTCGACGCGCTGCTCGCGCAGCTGTCGCTCGAAAGCGTCCGGGCGCGCTGCGCCGTTATTGGCGAAGACCTCGGCACGCTGCCCTGGGGCTTCAGGGAGCGTCTCGACGCTGCGCATGTCCTGAGCTATCGGGTGCTCTGGTTCGAGCGCGCCGGCGCAGGCTTCGTGGCGCCGCGCGACTATCCGGAAAAGGCCATGGCCTGCGTCTCGACACATGATCTGCCGACGTTACGAGGCTGGTGGGAAGAAGCCGACATCGCCGAGAAAGAGCGTCTCGCGCTGCTTTCGCCGCAAACCGCCGCGGAGGAGCGCGAGGCGCGGGCGAGAGACAGGCGCGCCCTCATCGACGCCTTGCAGGCCGAGAGACTTATCGCGCCGCGCGACGTAGAGACGCCGTTCGACGACGCGCTGGCGCAGGCGCTGCATGCGTTCGCAGCGCGCACGCCCGCGCTTCTCGCCGTGGCGCAGCTCGACGATCTCGCCGGCGAAGCCGTCGCCGTCAATCTGCCCGGAACCGACCGCGAGCGGCCGAACTGGCGACGCAAGCTGCAACCCGCAATCGAAGCGCTATTTACCTTGCCGCGGGCGGGCGCGGTTGTTTCCGCCCTCCGCCGCAATGTGGACCAGATTGCCGGGCCATAG
- the glgC gene encoding glucose-1-phosphate adenylyltransferase produces the protein MAAYDNAPLARYAMAYVLAGGRGSRLMELTDRRAKPAVYFGGKSRIIDFALSNALNSGIRRICVATQYKAHSLIRHLQRGWSFFRTERNESFDILPASQRVSEDHWYLGTADAVFQNLDIVESYDPKYIVLLAGDHVYKMDYEYMLQQHVEQGADVTVGCLEAPRSEASGFGVMQVDHDDRIVAFYEKPADPPAMPDRPDRSLVSMGIYVFEAKFLYDQLRRDADDAHSTHDFGKDIIPYIVKHGKAVAHHFSRSCVRAASEQHAYWRDVGTVDAYWAANIDLTDFTPQLDLYDRNWPIWTYAEITPPAKFVHDQVGRRGQALSSLVSGGCIVSGSTLRRSLLFTGVRVNSYATVENAVILPYVDIGRSSRLTNVVVDRGVRIPQGLVVGEDPDFDAQRFRRTEQGVCLITQPMLDRLAT, from the coding sequence ATGGCCGCCTATGACAATGCGCCGCTCGCGCGCTACGCCATGGCCTATGTGCTCGCCGGCGGCCGCGGCTCGCGGCTGATGGAATTGACCGATCGGCGCGCCAAGCCCGCCGTCTATTTCGGGGGCAAATCCCGCATCATCGACTTCGCGCTCTCCAATGCGCTCAATTCCGGCATTCGCCGCATCTGCGTCGCGACCCAGTACAAGGCGCATAGCCTCATTCGCCATCTGCAGCGCGGCTGGAGTTTCTTCCGCACCGAGCGCAACGAGAGCTTCGACATTCTGCCAGCGAGCCAGCGCGTCTCGGAGGATCACTGGTATCTCGGCACGGCCGACGCCGTTTTTCAAAACCTCGACATCGTCGAGAGCTACGACCCCAAATACATCGTGCTGCTCGCCGGCGACCATGTTTACAAGATGGATTACGAATACATGCTGCAGCAGCATGTCGAGCAGGGGGCCGACGTGACGGTCGGCTGTCTCGAGGCGCCGCGCAGCGAAGCGTCGGGCTTTGGCGTCATGCAGGTCGATCACGACGACCGCATCGTCGCCTTCTACGAAAAACCCGCCGATCCGCCGGCCATGCCGGATCGTCCGGACCGATCGCTCGTGAGCATGGGCATCTATGTCTTCGAGGCGAAATTCCTCTATGACCAGTTGCGCCGCGACGCCGACGACGCCCATTCGACGCATGACTTCGGCAAGGACATCATTCCCTATATCGTGAAGCACGGCAAAGCCGTCGCGCATCACTTCTCGCGCTCCTGCGTGCGCGCGGCGAGCGAGCAGCACGCCTATTGGCGCGACGTCGGCACGGTCGACGCCTATTGGGCGGCGAATATCGATCTCACCGACTTCACGCCGCAGCTCGATCTTTATGACCGCAACTGGCCGATCTGGACCTACGCCGAAATCACGCCGCCGGCCAAATTCGTCCACGACCAGGTGGGCCGGCGCGGACAGGCGCTGTCCTCTCTCGTCTCCGGCGGCTGCATCGTCTCCGGCTCAACGCTGCGCCGCTCGTTGCTCTTTACCGGCGTGCGCGTGAATTCTTACGCCACGGTCGAGAACGCGGTGATCCTGCCCTATGTCGACATCGGCCGCTCGTCGCGCCTCACCAATGTGGTGGTTGATCGCGGCGTGCGCATCCCGCAGGGTCTCGTGGTCGGCGAAGACCCGGATTTCGACGCGCAGCGCTTCCGCCGCACCGAACAGGGCGTCTGCCTCATCACCCAGCCGATGCTCGACAGGCTTGCGACATGA
- a CDS encoding peptidoglycan DD-metalloendopeptidase family protein translates to MTASAERFRVGDMRRRAVGGLAFASAVAVASLAARAEEKAATPADGSDLTIRRLELRGVEDVIGESKERARKLEQDVAAHAAIRENLNKTLIEATGRLQETEARAAEIETRLEKLGLQEKAIVDSLEGRRATIVEVLMVLQRMGRRPPPALLARPQDVLDALRAALALGDLLPQMRAEAQALQTDLTELVRLRDGVRQEQARLTKEKTALAEQREKLGALIDMRQEALSAAQSALQSESARVEKLARQATSLKELITRMEAESEAARQAAEAARKADAERAAAQAKLDEEQRQKALAAPFKDPARLAPAVSFADLKGKLNFPVAGSVLKRYGAPDGFGGKEKAYFIGARDNGVVVAPCDGWVAFSGPYRTYGQLLIINAGGGYYVVLAGMSRSNVNVGQFVLAGEPVASMGDGAAQTAATIAIGAKQPILYVEFRKDGTSIDSSPWWARSDSRKVGG, encoded by the coding sequence ATGACGGCATCGGCGGAGCGGTTTCGGGTTGGCGACATGCGCAGGCGCGCGGTCGGCGGCCTCGCTTTCGCCTCCGCGGTCGCCGTCGCCTCGCTCGCCGCGCGCGCCGAGGAGAAGGCGGCGACGCCCGCAGACGGTTCTGATCTCACCATCCGGCGGCTCGAGCTGCGCGGCGTCGAGGACGTCATCGGCGAAAGCAAGGAGCGCGCGCGCAAGCTCGAACAGGACGTGGCCGCCCATGCGGCGATCCGCGAAAATCTCAACAAGACGCTGATCGAGGCGACGGGCCGGCTCCAGGAGACCGAGGCCCGCGCCGCCGAGATCGAGACGCGCCTCGAAAAGCTCGGGCTGCAGGAAAAGGCCATCGTCGATTCACTTGAAGGCCGCCGCGCCACGATCGTCGAAGTGCTGATGGTTCTGCAGCGCATGGGCCGGCGTCCGCCGCCCGCGCTGCTCGCTCGGCCGCAGGACGTGCTCGACGCGTTGCGCGCCGCGCTGGCGCTCGGGGATCTGTTGCCGCAGATGCGCGCGGAAGCGCAGGCGCTGCAAACGGATCTAACCGAGCTCGTGCGGCTGCGCGACGGCGTGCGGCAGGAGCAGGCGCGCCTGACGAAAGAAAAGACGGCGCTCGCCGAGCAGCGCGAAAAACTCGGCGCGCTCATCGACATGCGCCAGGAAGCCCTCTCCGCGGCGCAGTCGGCGCTGCAGAGCGAAAGCGCGCGCGTCGAGAAACTGGCGCGCCAGGCGACGAGCCTGAAAGAGCTCATCACGCGCATGGAGGCCGAAAGCGAGGCCGCGCGCCAGGCCGCCGAGGCCGCGCGCAAGGCCGACGCCGAGCGGGCCGCCGCGCAGGCGAAGCTCGACGAAGAGCAGCGCCAGAAAGCGCTGGCCGCCCCCTTCAAAGACCCGGCGCGGCTCGCGCCCGCCGTTTCCTTCGCCGATCTCAAGGGGAAGCTCAATTTTCCGGTCGCGGGGTCGGTGCTCAAGCGCTACGGCGCGCCCGACGGTTTCGGCGGCAAGGAAAAAGCCTATTTCATCGGCGCGCGCGACAATGGCGTGGTGGTCGCGCCCTGCGACGGATGGGTCGCCTTTTCAGGTCCTTACAGAACTTATGGACAACTCTTGATCATTAACGCGGGCGGCGGCTATTATGTGGTCCTGGCCGGCATGAGTCGCTCGAATGTGAACGTCGGACAATTCGTCCTGGCGGGAGAGCCGGTGGCCAGCATGGGAGACGGAGCCGCGCAGACGGCGGCGACCATCGCGATCGGCGCGAAACAACCCATTTTGTATGTCGAGTTCCGCAAGGACGGAACCTCGATCGACTCGAGCCCATGGTGGGCCAGGTCAGACAGTCGGAAGGTCGGCGGATGA